From Hippoglossus stenolepis isolate QCI-W04-F060 chromosome 6, HSTE1.2, whole genome shotgun sequence, a single genomic window includes:
- the LOC118111413 gene encoding deoxynucleoside triphosphate triphosphohydrolase SAMHD1 — MANRKRPLEAASFPDDSFKTPEKRSPGNPPPDSDYTRWGVEETCRYLRGEGLREWENTFREQKITGVGLRYLDDARLQGIGVKLLGDRLRILHSIRKLWQIVTEQSKVFNDPIHGHVEFHPLLIRTIDTPQFQRLRNLKQLGGAYFVFPGASHNRFEHSIGVGHLAGQLVQALNDRQPELLISRRDILCVQIAGLCHDLGHGPFSHMFDRRFIPKARPDITWKHEQASLDMFDYLVEDNNLKPVMEQHGLVLPEDLDFIKEQIAGPLGTNGAKAKEWRYKGRPEAKSFLYEIVANKRNGIDVDKWDYFARDCYHLGIKNNFDYQRCLLFARVCEVDGRKQICTRDKEVGNLYDMFHTRNCLHRRAYQHSVCNIIEIMITEAFLKADPHIQIKGSGGEMFTLSTAIDDMEAYTKLTDHVFEQILHSSSEELAEPRQILRNIVCRRLYKCLGRTKPRERLEVTPDAIKGWEKELAESTPQSVQDVQDVNLQPDDFIVSVIFLDYGMKDKNPINDVRFYCKDDPTKAFQIRRDQVSNLLPAQFDEQLIRVYCKKRDGKIVEAAKKHFVQWCINKKSSTPTDADIIAPELTPMRPVRSNNNGYDNGGSSDIAVRESEQRKARRRL; from the exons ATGGCGAACCGAAAACGACCGTTGGAGGCAGCGTCGTTCCCCGACGACAGCTTCAAAACGCCGGAGAAGAGATCGCCCGGGAACCCGCCGCCGGACTCGGACTACACGCGATGGGGTGTGGAGGAAACGTGTCGGTACCTGCGGGGAGAGGGTCTGCGGGAGTGGGAGAACACGTTCAGAG AACAAAAAATAACTGGTGTGGGCCTGAGGTACCTCGATGATGCGCGTCTGCAGGGGATTGGAGTAAA GCTCCTCGGTGACCGTCTGCGGATCCTGCACAGTATCAGGAAGCTGTGGCAGATAGTGACAGAGCAAAGCAAG GTCTTTAATGATCCCATCCACGGGCATGTGGAGTTTCACCCACTTCTCATCAGAACCATTGACACACCTCAATTCCAGAGACTGCGAAACCTCAAGCAGCTCGGAGGGGCCTACTTTGTCTTCCCCGGAGCGTCCCACAACCGCTTTGAACACAGCATCGG GGTTGGTCACTTGGCAGGACAACTTGTCCAGGCTCTGAATGACCGACAGCCAGAACTCCTCATCTCTCGCAGAGACATCCTCTGCGTGCAGATCGCTGGGCTCTGCCATGACCTGG GACATGGGCCATTTTCCCATATGTTTGATCGGAGGTTCATCCCCAAAGCACGTCCTGATATTACCTGGAAG cacgAGCAGGCCTCTTTAGACATGTTTGATTACCTGGTTGAGGACAACAACTTGAAGCCGGTGATGGAGCAGCACGGCCTGGTGCTGCCTGAGGACCTGGACTTTATCAAGGAGCAGATTGCTGGACCATTGGGCACTAATGGAGCTAAAGCTAAGGAG TGGCGTTACAAAGGTCGCCCAGAGGCCAAGTCCTTTCTCTATGAAATTGTGGCCAACAAAAGAAATGGAATTGATGTGGATAAGTGGGACTACTTTGCGAG GGACTGCTACCACCTGGGCATCAAGAACAACTTTGATTATCAGCGCTGCCTTCTGTTCGCCAGGGTGTGTGAGGTGGACGGGCGGAAGCAAATCTGTACCAGAGACAAG GAGGTGGGCAATCTGTATGACATGTTCCACACAAGGAACTGTCTCCACAGAAGAGCCTACCAGCACAGTGTTTGCAACATCATAGAGATCAT GATCACTGAGGCCTTTTTAAAAGCAGATCCACACATCCAGATTAAAGGCTCAGGAGGTGAGATGTTCACTCTCTCCACGGCCATAGACGACATGGAGGCCTACACCAAACTGACAG ATCATGTGTTTGAACAAATACTCCACTCGTCCTCCGAGGAGCTGGCTGAACCGAGGCAGATTCTACGCAACATCGTCTGTCGACGCCTCTACAAGTGTCTGGGCCGAACCAAGCCAAGAGAACGTCTGGAGGTCACcccg GATGCGATTAAAGGCTGGGAAAAAGAATTGGCTGAGTCCACCCCTCAGAGTGTCCAGGATGTCCAGGATGTCAACCTGCAGCCAGACGACTTTATAGTTAGC GTCATTTTTCTGGACTATGGGATGAAGGATAAGAACCCCATCAACGATGTGCGATTCTATTGCAAAGATGACCCAACTAAAGCCTTCCAGATACGCAGGGACCAG GTGTCAAATCTGCTTCCAGCGCAGTTTGATGAGCAGCTGATCCGAGTTTACTGCAAGAAGAGGGATGGAAAGATTGTGGAGGCCGCCAAGAAGCATTTTGTTCAGTGGTGCATAAACAAAAAATCCTCAACGCCTACG gaCGCAGACATCATAGCGCCGGAGCTGACCCCTATGAGACCCGTCAGGTCGAACAACAATGGCTATGACAATGGAGGCTCCAGTGATATCGCTGTTAGAGAGAGTGAGCAGAGAAAAGCCAGAAGAAGACTTTAA